The DNA sequence CATGAAGGCTAGTGCGACTGCgtcgtgcgtttgtgtgtgtgtgtgtgtgtgtgtggggggggggcttatTTTAAAACGCGCACAGAACGACCACTAGATGTCAGCCTCAGACATCACGAAGATGGTCTCTGGTCCCAGAGCTGCGTGATAACTTTGTGGATCACTATATTTGTTTATGAAGACGAGAGCATGAACACTACATTTAAGTATTCCATAATGTTTTTGCATAAATATACCGCTTTAATGATTCCCTGTTTGTACAACTATTGCTCTGCATAGAGGGATATTTTATCTTAAAGAGCAATAACTAAAATTTAAGAGAAGAAACTGGATAATTTGGGTAATGATGGCATGATACTTTAATTGGTGCCGAGATGATGACTGTCGATTTCCAAATGGCTGTGGCTTCCCATGTCATCTCCGTGTGACAGTGTGTTGAGGGCAACAGACCTTTCTGTCTGCCACACATCAAGGTGACATTATCCTGTCAGCTTACTGTGACAGTTCAAAAGCAGCAAGGATACTGGAGGAGTTAAAGGGAACGGTGTAATTTAATCACTGTCAGAAGAAATAACTGATGTCACTGCAGTATGTATTGTGCTCCATACTTACATGTTTACTGTGACAGGATTCATACTGCGTTCAAAAGCAGTCTTCCACACCCCACAGTCCGGACATGGCAGGTGTCATATGTGTTCCATATTACAAAGCCCTAAAGCATGTTAAAGAATACTGGAGGAGAAAGGGAAAGGTGTTATTTAATCACTGTCAGAAGAAATAACTGATGTCACTGTAGTATGTATTGTGGGCCATACTCAAAGTAATATATTACACATATTATGTTGTTTTTGGATTAAATGTGTAATTTTGTGAATAACATTAAATATTACAATAGATTCCATTTTCAAATATGAAGAAGAACATTATTAAACTATATGAGTGATTCAGGTCTTTTTCAGTAATTTGGAGCATCTGTTTAGTTTTCAATTAGTCACAGAGACATATGTAGTCTCTTTTTAAAATTCTTAGTAACACCAATGGCGCACCACATAAACAAGAAGAAAACCCGAAACCAAGAGCTCGCGCTCACAGCCCCGCCTTGCAGCTGGAGGCGTCGAACCCTCTCTAACCACAGTCACACGCTCATGCCAGCCTCGTCgtgtacaaaacaaacaaacaagcttttattttgtggaaataaaaaacaaacaaaaacaaaacaaacaaaaaacagaaattATGGTATTATTGTATTTTCCTCTGTcgatctttttttttacttgcgACCACAGAGCTGGTGTACACAGTAAAAACTGTAACTTACTGTAACTTACGCCAAAAGAAAATGCCTAAGACAAAAGAAACACATTGACAGATGTGGAACATGTCTGTTACGCAGTGCCTTTATTTTGGAGGAAAAAGCACAGGAGGGCAGTCTTGAGTGAGTCACAATTCCTGTGTTGTGCGCCAAACGGAAAACTCTCCATAACGTTACGAACCCACCCATCCCATCCAAACCCACTACAGCCCGACCACGCACAGTAACACTATCATTTCGACTGCATACTTCTAAAAGACCTAACAACCCTAACGATGTTTACGTTCTAAATGAAAAGCACAAAGTTCACCACTGGGACTCCCAGGCCTCCTTCTGTACTTATTCCAttctttgcttcttttttttccttttttgggTTTTGGTGGGAGGTGCGTGTTTGGTGGAGATGGTGTAACTGGGATGTTGCCTGCATGAGTCACTGGTGCTGGGAATAAAAGTCAAAACATTTCTGCATTCTCAGAGATTTCTGATTCTGAGATCGCATCGCACACTTCAATAACATTCAGGTGAGGGAAAGACGTAAGGCTGGTAGCATAAACCACgtgcattttcatttcatttaccTTTTATGTTCCACTAAAGTGTACAATGTGTGATCATTGCTTAAACTTATTCGAGCAGTACTTATTGATTATATCCTTAGCATATGAAAGAGGAGTAGCATCCAGTAATGAAGTTACAGGATGTTTGTGTGTAGCAAAGGCAATCTGTTTGAGCTAGTGGCTCTCTGAAGGACGTGGTTATTGTAGTTATTGCCACAGTTTGTTGTTCATTAAGTGATCTTGTTCTTAACAATGATAATAAAGTGGGGAAGCTCTCTAGTTTAATAATTATACTGAAACAATGGATCAATACCATAAATATATTGCAATACATTTTCTATTATGGTTAATTCTATAAACATAAGTAATATTGCTGGGTAGTAGCATAATGTTTACTGTTTTGGGTCAGTCCTCTAGCACAAAggatttgaaatgaaactgtgtctaaatttcaattaattaaagTTCAGGATTTCATCTTTGCCTCAGTTTTACTTACTGGATAAACCACAGAGGAATATGTGCACTTCAGACGTCATCAGTTCTTCCTTGCGTGCCTTTGCTATGTGCCAGGGGGCTAACAAAACAGTAAGATGAGATTCTGCAGTGCTCCAAACTGCTTTGATTCAAGCAACTGGGCTGTCCAGGATGTAGCAGAAGAGTACTGTGGAACATACCACTGAACCAGTTAATGGGTTTAGAAGGATTCAGGGTTAGGAGGCATCTGTGCTACAAGGGATTTGCAGCAAAGTAACTGAGTACATGGTAACTTTGTTTAGGACTATAAGCGTTTGTGCAATTAACCAAAGTTCCTGAAGTCGATGTGCTATGTGGAAATGTATAAATGGTGTAAATAGCTTTAGATCAAAGCTCCCGTGCTGggttcttttcttttttaacaaCCCCTCCCTCCTACAGGCATGTCAAAGCTAGAGAAGGCTGTGGTGGCCACGGTGGAGGTGTTTGAGGAGTATGCAGGAAGAGACGCTAACAAACAACAGCTGAGCAATGCAGAACTTAAAGAGCTGATCGGCAAAGAGCTGAGCAGCCCTGACTTCaaggtgagagagaaagagagagggatggaaagagagagaggaagagagagagagaaagacagagagaaacgaGATGCAAGCATAATGCATAATGTTCCAGCAAGTTTGTGCAGATTTACAAGGCAAACCGCTTGTCAACGCAGACAAAGGACAGGGCGAGGCAGTGGTAGTGGTGGATCATCACTATAGCAACATTAGTAGTGAAGAATTTCCCCACTGTGACTCATACGGTTGTGACAGCTCACACTCCATAACAGCCCTTCCTTCTGAAATGATTCCTTAACAATAGATCAAAACCATTACATACATATTAGATGAATTGAAGATGAATTATTAGGTCAATAACTTTCTCTCAATTCTCATTTCAGGGAGCTTATATTAAATGGCCATACTCAATTACAGTATTGCCCAAACAGCATTAAAACAATAGGAAATGTAAGAAGTTGACTACATGTTAATAACAATGATCATGAAaagaacattattattattgttgttgttgttattaacaTTAAAGTGTAAAAGCacagaaaggaaaaaaaggttaaataaataattaataaacaaatacataaaGTTGTTTACAAGCAGGATGATACATTTTCTataagagtttgtgtgtgtgtgtgtgtgtgtgtgtgtgtgtgtgtgtgtgtgtgtgtgtgtgtgtgtgtgtgtgtgtgtgtgtgtgtgtgtttgggggtacTGCTCATGATCCTTCATGTTGTGGTAAACAGACTCTAACCCTAATACAATAAGCAGTATGTCAGTATTAATACGTGAAGGTGGTAAACTCAAGGTGCATCATTTAGTTATGTAAAGTACGTTGTGATTAAGTGGTGACATATTTCACATTCAGTGAGAAAGGGTAGCTCTATTTTTACAGTGTTCTGTGTGCAGACAGGATGTTTTTGATTGGCTGGGCTCGATTTACTGGATTTTATtggttggtctctctctctctctctctctctttctctctctgtctgtctttctgcctCTTTTTCTCTTGGCTACATCTTCTTTCTCAGGGTAAGGTGAACCAAGAGGACATACAGGAAGTGATGGCAAAAATAGACAAGAATCACGACGGACAGGTGAACTTCTGTGAGTTCAGTCAGTGTGTGGCTCTCATCGCCAAAGGCTACTACAAGAAGAAGCATGGCAAAGAATGTGGGATGGGCCATGGgacaggggcggggccaggcggCAGCAAACCCAAACACTAGAATTCCTCTTCGTGCACTCCTTTAATTAAAATGTTACAAGCACTGGAGTGCTTTTTATGGTTTTGTTCATTTTCAACATTCCATATTAAAGATTAAATtgtaacaacaacaatttatgtGTTTGGattctttttttgtttaataaattagTTGTATTTTTTGTTCTGTCCACTTACAGTGTTATgaacaaatacatttgaagGCCAGTGATTGGATTAACATCACTGCATCATGGGGGAGGCATGTTGGCATAAAAGGGCATTTAACATGAGTGAATGGGAAACTGCAGGATGTGGTCAACATCAACCTATTTCAATACACGTTTGCCCAAAGAAAGAGTCAATATAGAAAAACTAAATCTGATTGGACTATTTTCTAAACTCTATTTtctaaacttaaaaaaaaaaattcttataGAGTCCCTAATCTGAAGTCATTATGACCCTGCAGAGTGGCCTGTTGTCATGTATTTTGATCATGCTAAGCTAGTCAGTATTGTCATGTAGTTAACATTAGCTACCATCATGATGCTATGTCTATACTCAAGTCTTCAGACTATTAGGCTGTATATTATTTACTTTACTATCAATATCATCCTTGCACTGTATCAGTATCAATCACCACAGCCTCAGGGATATCAGTCTGTCCGGTTAGGATGGACAGATGACTGGGAATCAGTTTCACTTGCTTGATGCAGAtataagacacacagacaggatgCACTCACTGACTTTAATTTGGGTCTTATCCATAATTGGAATCATGGGAATATTCTGGGGTCAAAAAGCCACGGGAGGTGGCCATGGaaacaaacactaaacacaaaacaacaaacacaaacaggcaaGAAACGAACAAAAAGGCAGATCTTATATGTGCAAGCTAATGAGAAATGAGACACTGATGGGTGGAggggcaaaaaaaataaataaacacagcattcaatatcacaaacaaaccaaaacctCAGTACAAAACAAGACTAGACAGAAGCACAGGAACTGGAGCTTCTGCAGTTGCAACAGGGAGGAACACGCCAACCACAACCAAAACAGTATATCAGGTCGGATGGCACTTCCCCAGCCCACCACCAGAAGCCCCGGATCACCAGAATTCTAGAGAATCCTGTCTTTGTCATTGTGAAGTATTTCCAACTCTTCCAGAGAGCATACCAAGCCGAGTTTCTAGTATATTTCTCATAGCCTACCTGTGTTCTGAATTCTCTGCCTGCTTTGTTTTTGGCCCAGTCTATCCTTTTTTGAACCTCTGCCTCGTTTACAGAATCATATCTACTGTTGCTGATCTTGGATCTCTGTATTATGTTTTTGCCTCCTGTCTCGCCCCTTGTACCCCTGGCTGTTTTTTGGACTGCTCTCCCATTGCTGAGCTGGACCAACTTATTGTGTTTTTGCACTTTGCTTTATTAAACCTCCCTCTTTTTAATCTGCATTTGGATCCTCATTCTCATCCTGAGCACCCATTGTTACAGAATGCTTCGCCAACCTCAGATCCAGCAGGCTCTGCTGTCTTTCAGATTATATTagttttgttcatttttgtCGATTTGGTTTGCTTTGCCTTTATGAAAGTGTTCATTGTCATGTATGGTATTGTCAGTTTAATTAATGTCAGCATGCCTCGATGTAATTGTGTCTGTTGTGTTAATATCGAGAAATCCACCAGTCCCATTTGTAAGAGCCTTGGAAATTAACCTGTCCCTCTAACACGTGTCCACCTTCCAGTCCATCATCCCACTTGTGGATGAACAACTTCCTGCCCAAGAAAAACGCTAAACTCCCAGTATGTTTTCTGACCACACCACCCATATTTATTTTACAAGCGAAGTTAACTTGGTCTCTCACGCCTTGTTTTGTAACAGCATTAGTCAGCTGTGGAGCAGCGGGTAACTTTACAGACAGCTCATTTGCCCAGAGGATGTCAATTTCCATCACCTTTAAGATCAAGGGCATTAATGGTAAACCTATAGGCACAGCTATGTCAACAAGATTCCCATTCCCCTCATGCTTAACACGTCAcagaagtatgatgtaatcatgtagcaGAAAATAGTATAAAACTATGGTCTGTGAGAGGGAGGGCAGTTCTCTCTTGCAGAcgctcttgagtgtgtgtaatggagatctctggatcgatccatctttctattttttctacctcttgtctttaataaactttgCATTTTACTTTGATACCATACCCAACTGCTGTTGACTATTCTTGCTCACCTTTAAGGTTTAGAA is a window from the Brachyhypopomus gauderio isolate BG-103 chromosome 13, BGAUD_0.2, whole genome shotgun sequence genome containing:
- the s100w gene encoding S100 calcium binding protein W, which encodes MSKLEKAVVATVEVFEEYAGRDANKQQLSNAELKELIGKELSSPDFKGKVNQEDIQEVMAKIDKNHDGQVNFCEFSQCVALIAKGYYKKKHGKECGMGHGTGAGPGGSKPKH